The Raoultibacter phocaeensis genome contains a region encoding:
- the mrdA gene encoding penicillin-binding protein 2 produces MLAAIIATIATLVVLVIAVVIAFTIRNRTKAPKASSKRMDVRAIKTVGMPAGRGASRDTHVNAPQTSAVNLGETLKSRFAAMGVLAAAVFGSLTAKVWSLQILDSEAYRREAEENQYRTVYTPAPRGYIYDADGYELVRNRTSLTVLADAEVAQDRTVVQRLSAVLGIPHNIVRMRILDETTGAQSQRVVASDVDLRAIAFIDEHKAAFPGVTTQDRAVREYPWGALAAHALGYVGTVTSDGLEAVVDGEELEMGDVVGQSGVEYSYNRYLAGAHGMQVVVADAKGAVQGIVSESQPEKGNDIYLTLKAPVQYAVDRMLADLVAPTDSTIGTGKGDSASAIVMDVRDGSIVAMASYPTFTPGGFVPEISDDLWSLYSTDKKFEPLLNRVIAGQYAAASTFKAFTGLAGLAYGFADTSRSWDCTGSWDGFNTGAPQRCWLRTGHGALGFRGGIVESCDTVFYEIGKSFFQAGESQGGTISDTAMQDYVKKYQFGTLTGVDIPGEGAGRIPTPTWKAEYWKDVPEAQQWVGGDLTNMVIGQGDVLVTPLQVAVAYGAIATGNLMKPHFLKEVRNSSNDVVVEHEPEVVGVPDVPAENLAIMRDALHGVATENESVAKLFAEYGIDAAAKTGTAEYSDGQIESAWFACYAPYDDPKYVVVCQVNHGGGGSEVAAPLGVDIMATALRYDAGELEPTIGVVAGSSGKYIDLPLKSDGSGRTD; encoded by the coding sequence GCAACCATAGCGACGCTCGTCGTGCTCGTCATCGCCGTAGTGATCGCGTTCACGATCCGCAACCGTACGAAGGCTCCGAAGGCATCGAGCAAGCGCATGGATGTGCGCGCCATCAAGACCGTCGGCATGCCCGCCGGTCGCGGTGCCAGCCGCGACACCCACGTGAACGCGCCCCAAACCTCTGCCGTGAATCTCGGCGAAACGCTTAAATCGCGCTTTGCGGCCATGGGCGTGCTTGCGGCGGCGGTCTTCGGATCGTTGACGGCGAAGGTGTGGAGCTTGCAGATCCTCGACAGCGAGGCGTATCGCAGGGAAGCCGAGGAAAACCAGTACCGCACGGTGTACACACCCGCCCCGCGCGGCTACATTTACGATGCGGACGGCTACGAACTTGTGCGCAACCGCACCTCGCTCACCGTGCTCGCCGACGCGGAGGTCGCACAGGACCGGACCGTCGTCCAGCGCCTCTCGGCGGTGCTCGGCATTCCCCATAACATCGTCCGCATGCGCATTCTCGACGAGACTACCGGGGCGCAAAGTCAGCGCGTTGTCGCGAGCGACGTCGATCTGAGAGCCATCGCGTTCATCGACGAGCACAAGGCAGCGTTTCCCGGTGTGACGACTCAGGACCGGGCGGTGCGCGAGTATCCGTGGGGCGCGCTTGCCGCCCATGCGCTCGGATACGTGGGAACCGTGACATCCGATGGCCTCGAAGCGGTTGTGGACGGCGAAGAGCTCGAGATGGGCGATGTGGTCGGGCAATCGGGGGTCGAATACAGCTACAACCGCTACCTTGCGGGCGCGCACGGCATGCAGGTAGTCGTGGCCGATGCCAAAGGAGCGGTTCAGGGTATCGTGTCTGAAAGCCAGCCGGAAAAGGGAAACGATATCTACCTCACGCTTAAGGCTCCCGTACAATACGCGGTCGACAGAATGCTCGCCGATTTGGTCGCCCCCACCGATTCGACGATCGGCACGGGTAAGGGCGATTCCGCCTCCGCGATCGTGATGGACGTGCGCGACGGCAGCATCGTCGCGATGGCGAGCTATCCCACGTTTACGCCCGGAGGCTTCGTTCCTGAAATAAGCGACGATCTGTGGTCGCTCTACAGCACCGACAAGAAATTCGAGCCGCTGCTGAACCGCGTCATCGCGGGCCAATACGCCGCAGCTTCGACGTTCAAGGCGTTCACGGGGCTTGCGGGATTGGCCTACGGCTTCGCCGACACGTCGAGAAGCTGGGATTGTACGGGTTCGTGGGATGGCTTCAACACGGGCGCGCCCCAGCGATGCTGGTTGCGTACGGGCCATGGCGCGCTCGGGTTCCGTGGAGGCATCGTCGAGTCGTGCGACACGGTGTTCTACGAAATCGGCAAGAGCTTCTTTCAGGCAGGTGAGTCGCAAGGCGGTACGATCAGCGATACCGCTATGCAGGATTACGTGAAGAAGTACCAGTTCGGAACGTTGACCGGTGTTGACATCCCCGGCGAAGGGGCCGGCCGCATCCCGACTCCGACATGGAAGGCCGAATACTGGAAAGATGTGCCCGAGGCCCAGCAGTGGGTGGGCGGCGATCTGACGAATATGGTCATCGGCCAAGGCGACGTGCTCGTCACGCCGTTGCAGGTGGCGGTTGCCTACGGAGCCATCGCCACGGGCAACCTCATGAAGCCCCACTTCCTGAAAGAGGTGCGCAATTCATCCAACGACGTCGTTGTCGAACACGAGCCCGAAGTGGTCGGTGTGCCCGATGTGCCTGCAGAGAACCTTGCAATCATGCGCGACGCGCTTCACGGCGTCGCGACAGAAAACGAAAGCGTCGCAAAGCTGTTCGCCGAATACGGCATCGACGCGGCGGCGAAAACGGGTACTGCAGAATATTCCGACGGGCAGATCGAATCGGCGTGGTTTGCGTGCTATGCTCCCTACGACGATCCGAAGTACGTCGTCGTCTGCCAGGTGAACCACGGTGGCGGCGGCAGCGAGGTTGCAGCGCCGCTCGGCGTCGACATCATGGCGACCGCGCTGCGCTACGATGCGGGCGAGCTCGAACCGACGATCGGCGTTGTCGCGGGTTCCTCGGGCAAATACATCGATCTGCCGCTCAAGAGCGACGGCTCGGGACGAACGGACTAG